In one window of Anser cygnoides isolate HZ-2024a breed goose chromosome 3, Taihu_goose_T2T_genome, whole genome shotgun sequence DNA:
- the MALL gene encoding MAL-like protein — protein MASACPPAATTQPTVPSGPAIFKTVPYAFILPEILCGTWVWILVAATSVSLPLQQGWVMYVSLTSCLISLLLLLSYIFGFHRNSNNWKVLDSLYHGATAILYMSAAVLQANATIESEFDNKSPLYYYQLNCAASFFAFITTFLYILHAFSIYYQ, from the exons ATGGCATCGGCGTGTCCCCCTGCGGCCACCACGCAGCCCACCGTGCCCTCCGGACCAGCCATCTTCAAAACCGTTCCCTATGCCTTCATCCTACCGGAGATA CTCTGCGGGACCTGGGTCTGGATCCTTGTTGCTGCTACCTCCGTCTCTCTCCCGCTGCAGCAGGGATGGGTGATGTATGTATCCCTCACCTCCTGCCtcatctccctgctgctcctcctaaGTTACATCTTTGGCTTTCACAGAAACAGCAACAACTGGAAAGTGCTG GATAGTTTGTACCACGGTGCCACAGCCATTCTATACATGAGTGCTGCTGTCTTGCAAGCCAATGCAACCATCGAGTCTGAGTTCGACAATAAATCACCGCTCTACTACTACCAGCTCAACTGTGCGGCATCG TTCTTTGCCTTCATCACGACCTTCCTGTACATCCTCCACGCTTTCAGCATCTACTACCAGTGA